The following proteins come from a genomic window of Hoplias malabaricus isolate fHopMal1 chromosome 15, fHopMal1.hap1, whole genome shotgun sequence:
- the LOC136668443 gene encoding sphingosine 1-phosphate receptor 3, protein MINTLIYKHYNYTGKLHKRMEKSEDPLDPQKVVFLVICGFILLENLIVLVAIWKNHKFHNRMYFFIGNLALCDLLAGVAYTANLLMSGYRTLHLSPVEWFVREGSMFVALGASIFSLLAIAIERHLTMIKMRPYDASKNYRVFLLIGTCWLIAIALGALPILGWNCLENLPDCSTVLPLYSKKYVAFCISIFMALLLAISVLYTRIFVLVKSSGRKVTKHSNSERSMALLRTVSIVVGIFIACWTPLFVLLLVDVACGPRYCSVLLKAEWFIAVAMLNSGMNPVIYTLASREMRRAFFGLLCGCLVKCGTGDGKPSGDASRSKMSSSQSQKPAEEQEDSPGIVVTHASKKVPENSHGGEC, encoded by the coding sequence ATGATAAACACACTCATATACAAACACTACAACTACACAGGAAAGCTGCACAAGAGGATGGAGAAATCTGAGGACCCCTTGGATCCACAGAAGGTGGTGTTCCTGGTGATATGTGGCTTCATATTGCTGGAGAACTTGATCGTTCTGGTAGCCATCTGGAAGAACCACAAGTTCCACAACCGCATGTACTTTTTCATCGGGAACCTGGCCCTGTGCGACCTGCTGGCCGGCGTCGCTTACACAGCCAACCTGCTGATGTCGGGATATCGGACTCTCCACCTGTCGCCGGTGGAGTGGTTCGTCCGAGAGGGAAGTATGTTCGTAGCGTTGGGGGCTTCCATCTTCAGCCTCCTGGCCATCGCCATCGAGAGGCATCTCACCATGATTAAGATGAGGCCTTACGATGCCAGTAAAAACTACAGGGTGTTTCTGCTCATAGGCACCTGCTGGTTGATCGCCATAGCTTTGGGGGCACTGCCAATTCTGGGCTGGAATTGCCTGGAGAACCTGCCGGACTGCTCCACCGTCCTTCCCCTCTACAGCAAGAAATACGTAGCCTTTTGTATCAGCATCTTCATGGCTCTGCTGCTGGCCATCTCTGTGCTCTACACTCGCATCTTCGTCCTGGTGAAGTCAAGCGGCCGCAAGGTGACCAAGCACAGCAACTCGGAGCGCTCCATGGCCCTGCTGAGGACTGTCAGCATCGTGGTGGGGATCTTTATCGCCTGCTGGACTCCCCTCTTCGTCCTGCTGCTCGTCGATGTGGCCTGTGGGCCCAGGTACTGCAGCGTCCTGCTCAAAGCCGAGTGGTTCATCGCCGTGGCCATGCTCAACTCCGGCATGAACCCCGTCATCTACACGTTGGCCAGCAGGGAGATGCGGCGAGCCTTTTTTGGGCTGTTGTGCGGCTGTTTGGTGAAGTGCGGCACCGGGGACGGCAAACCCAGCGGGGACGCCAGCAGGAGCAAGATGAGCTCCAGCCAGAGTCAGAAACCAGCGGAGGAGCAAGAGGACAGCCCTGGAATTGTCGTCACACACGCGTCAAAGAAGGTGCCGGAAAACAGCCACGGAGGAGAGTGTTGA